A genome region from Cognatishimia activa includes the following:
- a CDS encoding GatB/YqeY domain-containing protein — protein sequence MRDTINEALKQAMRDKAKERLSTLRLINAAIKDMDISLRGEGREEGASDDDILKILAKMVKQRQESARTYEEGGRLDLAEREFEEIKVIEEFLPRQLEETEVVSAIDTAISAVGASSIRDMGKIMGALKSKYTGQIDFAKAGPMVKERLNQL from the coding sequence ATGCGTGACACGATCAATGAGGCTTTGAAGCAAGCCATGCGCGACAAGGCCAAAGAGCGCTTGTCGACCCTGCGACTGATCAATGCAGCGATTAAAGACATGGACATCTCTTTGCGTGGCGAAGGCCGCGAGGAGGGGGCCAGCGACGATGATATCCTGAAAATCCTCGCCAAGATGGTGAAACAGCGCCAGGAAAGCGCGCGCACCTATGAAGAGGGCGGTCGTCTGGATCTGGCAGAGCGTGAATTCGAAGAAATCAAAGTGATCGAAGAATTCCTGCCGCGTCAGCTGGAGGAAACCGAAGTCGTTTCCGCCATCGACACAGCGATCTCGGCCGTCGGCGCGAGCTCGATCCGCGACATGGGCAAGATCATGGGCGCGTTGAAATCCAAATACACTGGCCAGATCGATTTCGCCAAAGCGGGACCGATGGTGAAAGAGCGTCTGAACCAGCTTTGA